The proteins below are encoded in one region of Bacillus vallismortis:
- a CDS encoding SpoIID/LytB domain-containing protein — MKKVKLLLLASVTAAAFACPAFMQSAKAADKTISVKLSNYVGNKSSLNVDITGGYEIPGSRIADTERYGGATRFDVANHVASAGWTNPTTVVIVNRDAFADALSATPLAKKYDAPILLTDAGSLTPKTESEIAKLNPDNILIIGGTISVSKNVENTLRKYGSIDRIGGATRYEVSKNIADRMGNYSQAVVATGMVFTDALSIAPYAAMNGYPILLAGDNNIRSDYKIPSKVTIVGGPLSVSTGVESTLKKQAAVKRIGGVSRYQVSANIVKELNMKATKVFMSNGKTFADALTGSVLAAKQGSPLLLVESGSLPSPVADVVASKGTQSFALLGGNISVSDTLKNKLADTFSGSGYSVKLSGGNLVLYKNSTAIKTLGTSFTANPKKYATTNSISLNGKPYLGNMKFTIESGKYVRPINVNIPFEDYLKGVVPHEMPASWQKEALKAQAVAARTYSIRSAGKEVQDTTAFQVYGGYDWNSRTSEVVEATKGKVLKYNGNLISATYSSSNGGYTEASGEVWSSQLPYLIAKKDSYDPQRSWSLSLNKTQLDKSSLNLKSPGSWWGTKNEINSAYLSGLKSWFIKNKYSNAESIKITKISSVTFSTAKTAGQRPETASVTFSYFVKEKSNGYILSNGSLSEKTATISVPATQLRTMLGASNMKSTYASVSSNTNAFLISGKGYGHGIGMSQYGANARAAAGQSYTTILSFYYPGTTLSTY, encoded by the coding sequence TTGAAAAAAGTGAAGCTCTTGCTTCTTGCGTCAGTCACTGCGGCGGCTTTTGCATGCCCGGCGTTTATGCAGTCTGCGAAAGCCGCTGATAAGACTATTTCGGTGAAGCTGAGTAATTATGTAGGCAACAAATCAAGCTTGAATGTCGATATCACTGGCGGCTATGAAATTCCCGGCTCAAGAATTGCGGATACAGAGCGATACGGGGGGGCTACCCGTTTTGACGTTGCCAATCATGTAGCGTCAGCCGGCTGGACAAATCCAACGACTGTGGTCATTGTGAATCGAGACGCTTTTGCCGATGCGCTCTCAGCAACACCGCTTGCCAAAAAATACGACGCGCCGATTTTATTAACAGACGCAGGTTCGCTAACACCCAAAACAGAAAGTGAAATAGCAAAACTAAATCCTGACAACATTCTCATCATTGGCGGGACAATCAGTGTTTCTAAAAATGTAGAAAATACATTGAGAAAATATGGTTCTATCGATCGGATTGGCGGAGCAACCCGTTACGAGGTTTCCAAAAACATAGCCGATCGAATGGGGAATTACAGCCAGGCAGTAGTGGCTACAGGCATGGTCTTTACAGATGCCTTGTCAATCGCGCCATATGCTGCAATGAACGGTTATCCGATTTTACTTGCGGGAGACAACAACATCCGCAGTGATTACAAAATTCCAAGTAAAGTAACAATTGTCGGCGGTCCGTTGAGTGTCAGCACTGGCGTGGAAAGCACATTAAAAAAACAGGCGGCTGTGAAGCGGATTGGCGGGGTTTCCCGGTATCAAGTATCTGCCAATATCGTAAAAGAATTAAATATGAAAGCGACAAAGGTCTTCATGTCAAACGGTAAAACCTTTGCGGATGCTTTAACGGGATCAGTACTTGCAGCGAAGCAAGGCAGCCCTTTACTGTTGGTTGAATCCGGCAGCCTCCCGTCACCAGTCGCTGATGTGGTGGCGTCAAAAGGAACTCAGTCATTTGCACTCCTTGGGGGAAACATCTCCGTGAGTGATACGCTAAAAAATAAACTGGCAGATACTTTCTCAGGATCTGGATATTCAGTTAAGCTATCAGGCGGAAACCTGGTACTTTATAAAAACAGCACTGCTATCAAGACGCTTGGAACTTCTTTCACAGCAAATCCTAAAAAATATGCAACGACTAATTCCATCAGTCTGAATGGAAAGCCGTATCTTGGAAATATGAAATTCACGATCGAGTCAGGCAAATATGTTCGTCCGATCAATGTGAATATTCCTTTCGAAGATTACTTAAAGGGTGTTGTACCTCATGAGATGCCGGCTAGCTGGCAAAAAGAAGCACTTAAAGCTCAAGCTGTCGCTGCCCGTACCTATTCCATCAGATCGGCCGGAAAAGAAGTACAAGACACCACCGCTTTTCAGGTATATGGCGGATATGACTGGAATTCGAGAACGTCAGAGGTTGTAGAAGCCACAAAAGGAAAAGTGTTGAAATACAACGGCAATTTGATTTCAGCTACGTATTCATCAAGTAACGGCGGGTACACAGAAGCAAGCGGCGAGGTGTGGAGCAGCCAGCTTCCTTATTTAATCGCCAAAAAAGACTCCTATGACCCGCAGAGAAGCTGGTCTCTGTCATTAAATAAAACCCAGCTTGATAAAAGCAGCTTGAATCTTAAAAGTCCGGGATCTTGGTGGGGCACTAAAAATGAAATCAACTCCGCGTATTTGAGCGGTTTGAAAAGCTGGTTTATCAAAAACAAATACAGCAATGCCGAGTCTATTAAAATCACGAAAATATCCAGTGTGACATTCAGTACGGCAAAAACTGCCGGTCAGCGGCCGGAAACAGCAAGTGTGACATTCTCTTATTTCGTGAAAGAAAAATCAAATGGCTACATTCTTTCAAATGGAAGCCTGAGTGAAAAAACAGCAACAATTTCTGTACCTGCGACACAGCTGAGAACGATGCTTGGCGCTTCAAATATGAAGAGTACATACGCTTCTGTCTCAAGCAATACGAATGCCTTTCTCATTAGCGGTAAGGGATATGGACACGGCATAGGCATGAGCCAATATGGAGCGAATGCCAGAGCGGCTGCAGGACAATCGTATACAACAATTTTAAGTTTTTACTATCCGGGAACGACTCTATCAACCTATTAA